The nucleotide sequence GGTTTAATCAAATCAATTAAGAGTAAAATAGTATGAAGTATTTTCCCCTCTTCCTACTTCCTACTTCCTACTTGCTTGGTATGCTGAATAGTTACAATCAGTAAAAGAAATGAAATATATTGTAGTTTTAATTACAACACCTCAGACTGAAGAGGCAACAAGAATTGCTAATAAATTAGTGGAAGATAAAATCGCCGCTTGCGTAAATATCATTCCGCATATCCATTCTATCTTCTGGTGGGAAAATAAAATAGATAAATCTGAGGAAAGTTTGTTGATAATTAAAACAAGGAAAGCCCTATTAGAGAAATTAATAACTATGGTCAAAAAGATTCATTCATATACCGTTCCTGAAATAATTGCCTTACCTATTATTGGCGGGAATGAAGATTATTTAAAATGGCTAAATGAATCAGTAAAAAAGGGAAAGTAAATATGCGTGCTTGTCTACAACGGGTAAAAGAAGCCTCGGTATCAGTTGATAATAAAATAATTGGTAAGATAGATAACGGCTTAGTGATATTATTAGGAGTAACACATCAGGATACGATTAAGGATGTTGAATATTTAGTCAATAAAATTGTTAATTTACGAATATTCGCAGATGAATCGAATAAATTTAATCTCTCGTTATTAGATATTAAAGGACAGGCATTGATTATTTCGCAATTTACATTATATGGTGATTGTCATAAAGGCAGAAGACCTGATTTTACTCAAGCCGCTCCGCCAGAATTAGCCAGAGAATTATACATTAAATTTATAGAAACGATGAAACAAACAAATATTAAAGTTGCCGAGGGTGAATTTGGGGCAATGATGTTAGTGGATATTCATAATGATGGACCAGTAACATTGGTAGTAGGGAGTAGAGAGTAGAGAGGATGAATAATATACATAAATTAGTTGTTGGCTTTATGGAAAGTAATTGCTATATTTTAGAAGATGGAAATGAGGCAATTGTTATTGACCCTGGTGGGGATGCTTACCTAATCCTTGATAAATTAAATGAATTAAAAACTAAACTCATTTATATTATTAATACACATGGTCATATTGACCATATTGCAGGTAATAATGAGCTAAAAAATGCTACGGGCGCAAAAATACTTATCCATAAA is from bacterium and encodes:
- the cutA gene encoding divalent-cation tolerance protein CutA, with the translated sequence MKYIVVLITTPQTEEATRIANKLVEDKIAACVNIIPHIHSIFWWENKIDKSEESLLIIKTRKALLEKLITMVKKIHSYTVPEIIALPIIGGNEDYLKWLNESVKKGK
- the dtd gene encoding D-aminoacyl-tRNA deacylase, whose product is MRACLQRVKEASVSVDNKIIGKIDNGLVILLGVTHQDTIKDVEYLVNKIVNLRIFADESNKFNLSLLDIKGQALIISQFTLYGDCHKGRRPDFTQAAPPELARELYIKFIETMKQTNIKVAEGEFGAMMLVDIHNDGPVTLVVGSRE